One Epinephelus lanceolatus isolate andai-2023 chromosome 17, ASM4190304v1, whole genome shotgun sequence genomic window carries:
- the rnf166 gene encoding E3 ubiquitin-protein ligase RNF166 isoform X2 has translation MMAMFRSFVSASTQLRQQHQPNSGSGSLAAPAEGIESQFSCPICLEVYHKPVSIASCAHTFCGECLQPCLQVTSPLCPLCRVPFDPKKVERSSSVEKQLASFKAPCRGCNKKVALVKMRSHIASCSKVQEQIANCPKFVPVVPTSQPIPSNIPNRSTFVCPFCGARNLDQQELVKHCMDNHRNDPNKVVCPVCSAMPWGDPSYKSSNFLQHLLHRHKFSYDTFVDYSIDEEAALQAALALSLAEN, from the exons ATGATGGCGATGTTTCGGAGCTTTGTCTCGGCGAGCACCCAGCTCCGCCAGCAGCACCAGCCCAACAGCGGCTCGGGCTCCTTGGCAGCCCCGGCTGAGGGCATCGAGAGCCAGTTCTCCTGTCCCATCTGCCTGGAGGTCTACCATAAACCCGTCAGCATCGCCAGCTGTGCTCACAC GTTCTGTGGGGAGTGTCTGCAGCCATGTCTTCAGGTGACCTCGCCCCTCTGCCCTCTCTGTCGGGTGCCCTTTGACCCCAAGAAAGTGGAGCGCTCATCCAGTGTGGAGAAGCAGCTGGCCTCATTCAAAGCACCTTGCAGGGGCTGTAACAAGAAG gtGGCTCTGGTAAAGATGAGGTCCCACATTGCTTCCTGTTCTAAAGTACAAGAACAGATAGCCAACTGTCCTAAGTTTGTACCTGTGGTGCCCACCTCTCAACCCATACCAAG CAATATTCCAAACCGGTCAACGTTTGTGTGTCCATTCTGTGGGGCCAGAAACCTGGACCAGCAGGAGCTGGTGAAGCACTGTATGGACAACCATCGTAATGACCCTAATAAAGTG gtgTGTCCGGTGTGTTCAGCCATGCCGTGGGGAGACCCTAGCTATAAGAGCTCTAACTTCCTCCAGCACCTCCTCCACAGACACAAGTTCTCTTATGACACCTTTGTT
- the rnf166 gene encoding E3 ubiquitin-protein ligase RNF166 isoform X1 — protein sequence MMAMFRSFVSASTQLRQQHQPNSGSGSLAAPAEGIESQFSCPICLEVYHKPVSIASCAHTFCGECLQPCLQVTSPLCPLCRVPFDPKKVERSSSVEKQLASFKAPCRGCNKKVALVKMRSHIASCSKVQEQIANCPKFVPVVPTSQPIPSNIPNRSTFVCPFCGARNLDQQELVKHCMDNHRNDPNKVIPLEYCIRDKFYLYFRNFLHRPSLCIVYFLVFNNHTNLIVFFFNKLSVFFSLALHCSVSSLVYLTVYFSNA from the exons ATGATGGCGATGTTTCGGAGCTTTGTCTCGGCGAGCACCCAGCTCCGCCAGCAGCACCAGCCCAACAGCGGCTCGGGCTCCTTGGCAGCCCCGGCTGAGGGCATCGAGAGCCAGTTCTCCTGTCCCATCTGCCTGGAGGTCTACCATAAACCCGTCAGCATCGCCAGCTGTGCTCACAC GTTCTGTGGGGAGTGTCTGCAGCCATGTCTTCAGGTGACCTCGCCCCTCTGCCCTCTCTGTCGGGTGCCCTTTGACCCCAAGAAAGTGGAGCGCTCATCCAGTGTGGAGAAGCAGCTGGCCTCATTCAAAGCACCTTGCAGGGGCTGTAACAAGAAG gtGGCTCTGGTAAAGATGAGGTCCCACATTGCTTCCTGTTCTAAAGTACAAGAACAGATAGCCAACTGTCCTAAGTTTGTACCTGTGGTGCCCACCTCTCAACCCATACCAAG CAATATTCCAAACCGGTCAACGTTTGTGTGTCCATTCTGTGGGGCCAGAAACCTGGACCAGCAGGAGCTGGTGAAGCACTGTATGGACAACCATCGTAATGACCCTAATAAA GTTATTCCCTTGGAATACTGCATCAGAGATAAGTTTTACTTATATTTTAGGAATTTTTTACACAGACCCTCTCTctgtattgtgtattttttagtttttaacaaTCATACAAACTTAATTGTCTtcttttttaacaaattaagtgttttcttctccctggCACTGCATTGTTCTGTTAGCTCTTTGGTTTATTTAACTGTGTACTTTTCTAATGCATAA